The following coding sequences lie in one Mucilaginibacter sp. KACC 22773 genomic window:
- a CDS encoding tetratricopeptide repeat protein: MGYKKLILIFTLFVALAAKAQDNRFAVADSTAEQLYNAGDWKQMIVFGNKTIADSVDFPGLRFKLGYAYMITGNYKAAIEHFDQVLSNDSAIFTARLYAYYCNTYLNNDLGASYNAGKLDTATRRALKLSPFGLIDSELESGIKLPNNSQRDNGFFERVGLSNRLSWRLQLDQSFMFFSQNIFRSLFDDKDADKYLSGKTDRQTEYFVRAQFGISPHVKVIGSYHYIYTTYRGSINNSNLGLLGIKYNGRFVDLQADVNFGRLINKTLKQYNTRLNFYPLGNLNLYTTSRASVLNLSGTNSFIYNQALGFKAFNKTWLETSVTFGNQDDYLDADGLYVYNSIDPTKFKCGETVFYQLNTHALLNLNYIYEKKTDIYRSVNYNQNSVTLGIIWKF, translated from the coding sequence ATGGGGTACAAAAAACTAATACTGATTTTTACTTTATTTGTTGCGTTGGCCGCTAAAGCGCAGGATAATAGATTTGCCGTGGCAGATAGTACTGCTGAACAACTGTACAATGCCGGCGATTGGAAACAAATGATCGTATTTGGCAACAAAACTATTGCGGATAGCGTTGATTTCCCAGGCCTGCGTTTTAAACTTGGATATGCTTACATGATAACCGGAAACTATAAGGCAGCTATCGAACACTTTGACCAGGTATTAAGTAATGATTCGGCCATTTTTACCGCGCGCCTGTATGCTTATTACTGCAATACTTATTTAAACAACGACCTTGGGGCATCGTATAACGCCGGTAAACTGGATACGGCAACCAGGCGCGCGCTCAAACTTTCTCCATTTGGATTGATAGATTCAGAACTGGAAAGCGGCATAAAACTGCCCAACAATAGCCAGCGCGATAATGGCTTTTTTGAACGTGTTGGGTTAAGTAACCGCCTGTCGTGGCGTTTGCAGTTAGACCAGTCGTTCATGTTTTTCAGTCAAAACATATTCAGATCATTATTTGACGACAAGGATGCCGACAAATATCTATCGGGCAAAACAGACAGGCAAACAGAATATTTTGTTAGGGCACAATTTGGTATTAGCCCGCACGTAAAGGTTATTGGATCGTATCATTACATTTACACTACTTACCGGGGCAGCATAAACAATAGTAATTTAGGTTTATTGGGAATAAAATACAACGGCCGTTTTGTTGACTTACAGGCAGATGTTAATTTTGGCCGATTGATAAACAAAACATTAAAACAATATAATACCAGGCTAAATTTTTATCCGTTGGGCAATCTTAATTTATATACAACAAGTAGGGCATCGGTATTAAACTTAAGCGGAACCAACAGTTTTATATACAACCAGGCATTGGGCTTTAAAGCATTTAACAAAACCTGGCTTGAAACATCGGTAACTTTTGGCAACCAGGACGATTATTTGGATGCTGATGGCCTTTACGTATATAATTCTATCGACCCAACAAAATTTAAATGTGGGGAAACCGTTTTTTACCAGTTAAACACCCACGCCCTGTTGAATTTAAACTATATTTATGAAAAGAAGACGGATATTTACCGCTCTGTAAACTATAACCAGAATTCTGTTACGTTAGGTATAATATGGAAATTTTAA
- a CDS encoding urea transporter has protein sequence MKQITAFIKSVVSSYSVLFFSQNQILGIILLFVSFFNPVSGFAGLGCVVFSLIVCRLLKFDGDNLQLGIYSFNCLLLGIAFGAFYNVNVMFLLWLFVACCAVIVATIIISTRLGTQGLPMLSLPFVLVFWLVLLASNSIFAMGLQQKDSYLLEEIYAGPGNHMAGIEGYLATELPQFVSLFFRSLSAVLFQHNIIAGMLISVGMLVHSRIAFSLLIISFVCAIGINGLTHTYPEGISYYHLGANFMMAAVATGSFFTIPSLRSYLLAILSIPMGFLIINGLTGFMSVHALPVFSLPFCIVNISLLYFLKLRHTSGKLQLVVFQHYSPERNLYQFLNQEERLNDLKYYKLNLPFMGYWTVSQGYNGNITHKGDWGQALDFVISDDEHNTFQYPGTLPEHFYCFNKPVLACGPGVVEQVVNNIEDNAIGKENLKENWGNTVVIRHAADFYSKVSHLKKNSVKVKPGDVVKTGDLLGLCGNSGRSPEPHLHFQVQATPYIGSRTLSYPISHYISRAENKNRLISHTIPAEGELVGNPEIDTQIKKAFDFQPGYIASLVSENGIAEDWEVFKDALGQSYIYSKTTGAVAYFINNGVMFYFTSFYGSKKSLLYNFYLAAYKVVFSNNEGMPITDKLPLNETVNKFLLRLQDVIAPFYRFININYNNYNLVNKNGVSITSKIHTEIAGKKNEEAELSVYVDHGNLISFSINSNGKNITAKWGTKN, from the coding sequence GTGAAGCAAATTACAGCATTTATAAAATCGGTAGTTAGTTCCTATTCGGTACTGTTTTTTTCGCAGAACCAGATATTAGGGATCATCTTGCTGTTTGTTTCTTTTTTCAATCCTGTATCCGGCTTTGCGGGGTTGGGCTGTGTTGTTTTTTCGTTAATAGTATGCAGGTTGCTAAAGTTTGATGGAGACAACCTGCAACTGGGTATTTATAGTTTTAATTGCCTTTTGTTAGGCATTGCCTTCGGCGCATTTTACAATGTAAATGTTATGTTTTTGCTGTGGCTTTTTGTTGCGTGCTGTGCTGTAATCGTGGCCACAATCATTATCTCCACGCGGTTAGGTACGCAGGGGTTGCCCATGTTATCGCTGCCATTTGTGCTTGTGTTTTGGCTGGTGCTGCTGGCGTCTAATAGTATTTTCGCTATGGGCCTGCAACAAAAAGACAGCTACCTGTTAGAGGAGATTTATGCCGGCCCGGGCAACCATATGGCAGGCATCGAGGGTTACCTGGCTACGGAATTGCCGCAATTTGTAAGTCTTTTCTTCCGCTCATTAAGTGCCGTGCTATTTCAGCATAATATCATCGCGGGGATGCTTATCAGTGTAGGGATGCTTGTTCATTCGCGTATTGCTTTTAGCTTACTCATCATCAGCTTTGTATGCGCAATTGGCATCAACGGGCTCACGCATACTTACCCCGAGGGAATTAGCTATTATCATTTAGGAGCCAATTTCATGATGGCGGCAGTAGCCACTGGAAGTTTTTTTACAATCCCCTCCCTCCGCTCCTATTTGCTGGCAATTTTGAGTATTCCAATGGGTTTTCTTATCATTAATGGCTTAACAGGTTTTATGTCGGTACACGCCTTGCCGGTATTTTCGCTTCCATTTTGCATCGTCAATATCAGCCTCTTATATTTTTTAAAGCTGCGACATACCAGCGGCAAATTACAATTGGTTGTTTTCCAGCACTATTCGCCGGAAAGGAACCTTTACCAGTTTTTAAACCAGGAGGAGCGGCTAAACGATCTTAAATATTACAAGCTGAACCTGCCGTTTATGGGGTATTGGACGGTGTCACAGGGATACAATGGCAACATAACACACAAAGGAGACTGGGGCCAGGCGCTGGATTTTGTGATCAGCGATGATGAGCATAACACATTTCAGTATCCGGGTACCTTGCCCGAACATTTTTATTGCTTTAACAAACCTGTTTTGGCTTGCGGCCCCGGCGTTGTTGAACAGGTTGTAAACAATATAGAAGATAACGCCATAGGCAAAGAAAACCTTAAAGAAAACTGGGGAAACACCGTGGTGATCCGTCATGCAGCAGACTTCTATTCCAAAGTATCCCACCTCAAAAAAAATTCAGTAAAAGTTAAGCCCGGTGATGTTGTAAAAACCGGCGATTTACTTGGTTTGTGCGGCAATTCGGGGCGGTCCCCCGAACCACATCTGCACTTTCAAGTGCAAGCTACGCCATATATCGGGTCAAGGACGTTGAGTTATCCCATATCCCACTATATTAGTCGGGCTGAAAATAAAAACAGATTAATAAGCCATACGATACCTGCAGAAGGCGAGCTTGTTGGCAATCCTGAAATTGACACCCAAATTAAAAAGGCATTTGATTTTCAACCAGGATATATTGCAAGCCTTGTATCGGAAAATGGTATTGCCGAAGATTGGGAGGTTTTTAAGGATGCGTTGGGCCAATCATACATTTATAGCAAAACAACAGGTGCCGTTGCTTATTTTATTAACAACGGCGTTATGTTTTATTTTACCAGTTTTTACGGTAGTAAGAAATCGCTGCTTTATAACTTTTACCTGGCGGCATACAAAGTTGTTTTTAGCAATAACGAAGGGATGCCAATAACCGACAAATTACCGCTTAACGAAACAGTCAATAAGTTTTTACTTCGGCTGCAAGACGTTATTGCACCATTTTACAGGTTTATTAATATTAATTACAATAACTACAATCTGGTTAATAAAAATGGAGTAAGCATCACGTCTAAAATTCATACTGAAATAGCAGGTAAAAAAAACGAGGAAGCTGAGTTAAGCGTTTATGTAGATCATGGCAATCTGATTTCTTTCAGCATCAATTCAAATGGTAAAAACATTACAGCAAAATGGGGTACAAAAAACTAA
- a CDS encoding ATP-grasp domain-containing protein: MPNKYSNLCIAVTGLNANDNPGPGMAVIRSLREAFGAGLRVIGLSYESLEPGIYLREHVNKTYQIPYPTEGTSALLERLGYIHQQENLDVIIPNFDSELFNFIKVAPQLQQMSIATLLPSQQQLALRDKVNLKDFGTKNGFYVPADHKIYHADDLKKTADEFNFPMVIKGKFYDAYVVYTMDQALKAFHQLNATWGVPVIAQQYITGTEINIAALGDGKGNNTSVVAMRKLYITDKGKAWAGVTIKEDKLIELAGNFAKATNWKGGYEMEIMSNAEGHLYILEINPRFPAWIYLTAAAGQNQPEAMVKMALGDDVLPYTDYQAGKLFVRYSWDHIADISDFQHISVFGEL; the protein is encoded by the coding sequence ATGCCAAACAAGTACAGTAACTTATGCATTGCAGTTACCGGCCTTAACGCTAATGACAACCCGGGGCCAGGGATGGCTGTTATCCGTTCATTAAGGGAAGCTTTTGGGGCAGGATTAAGAGTTATCGGCCTATCCTATGAGTCATTGGAGCCTGGGATTTATTTGCGGGAACATGTAAATAAAACCTATCAAATACCTTACCCAACAGAAGGTACCAGTGCGTTATTAGAAAGATTGGGGTATATCCATCAGCAGGAAAACCTGGATGTGATTATTCCTAATTTTGATTCGGAGCTGTTTAATTTTATAAAGGTAGCGCCGCAGTTACAGCAAATGAGCATTGCTACTTTACTGCCATCGCAACAACAACTGGCCCTGCGCGATAAGGTGAACTTAAAGGATTTTGGAACAAAAAACGGTTTTTACGTTCCTGCCGATCATAAAATATATCATGCCGACGACCTGAAAAAAACAGCTGATGAGTTTAACTTCCCGATGGTAATAAAAGGTAAATTTTATGATGCCTATGTGGTATATACTATGGACCAGGCCCTTAAAGCCTTTCATCAGCTTAATGCCACGTGGGGAGTACCGGTAATAGCACAGCAATACATAACCGGCACCGAAATAAATATAGCTGCGCTGGGCGATGGTAAAGGCAACAATACCAGCGTAGTGGCCATGCGGAAACTATATATTACCGATAAAGGTAAAGCATGGGCCGGAGTTACCATCAAGGAAGATAAGCTGATTGAACTGGCCGGCAATTTTGCTAAAGCAACCAACTGGAAAGGTGGTTACGAAATGGAGATCATGAGCAATGCCGAGGGGCATTTATATATATTAGAAATTAACCCGCGGTTTCCGGCATGGATTTATTTAACAGCCGCTGCCGGCCAAAACCAGCCCGAAGCTATGGTAAAAATGGCTTTGGGCGATGATGTTTTACCATACACCGATTACCAGGCTGGTAAGTTGTTTGTGCGGTATTCATGGGACCATATTGCCGATATCAGCGATTTTCAGCACATCTCGGTATTTGGCGAATTATAA
- a CDS encoding PqqD family protein encodes MKIKSNIATSENGFIFNPATGDSFSGNTIAALLLLAMKSGKTESEIKQDILDRYNVSERQLDLDWEDWMVQLKEANLLETER; translated from the coding sequence ATGAAAATTAAAAGTAACATAGCTACCAGCGAAAACGGGTTTATTTTTAACCCTGCAACCGGCGATTCTTTTTCGGGAAATACCATCGCTGCACTGCTGTTATTGGCTATGAAAAGTGGCAAAACAGAAAGTGAGATAAAGCAAGATATCCTGGACAGGTATAACGTAAGTGAGCGCCAGCTGGATCTGGACTGGGAAGACTGGATGGTACAGCTAAAGGAAGCAAACCTGCTTGAAACTGAACGATAA
- a CDS encoding response regulator: MKTTGSKKKILILDKNSRMLSVIDDIMYYGDFDVHLTYDPNAIYDKAKVIHPDLIILDYLLLDMDCALVCQDFKDDEQLRQVPIIVVTAFKSKKAELESYKCDALFVKPLDMELLASRMEYLMAS, from the coding sequence ATGAAAACTACAGGCAGCAAAAAGAAGATCCTGATTTTAGATAAAAACAGCAGAATGTTATCTGTAATTGATGATATTATGTATTATGGCGATTTTGATGTACACCTTACTTATGATCCTAATGCCATTTATGATAAAGCGAAGGTGATACATCCAGATCTGATCATTTTAGATTATCTATTGCTGGATATGGATTGCGCGTTAGTTTGCCAGGATTTTAAGGACGATGAGCAATTGAGGCAGGTGCCCATAATTGTGGTTACAGCTTTCAAAAGCAAAAAGGCCGAGCTGGAATCATACAAATGCGATGCTTTATTTGTAAAACCATTGGATATGGAATTACTGGCATCGAGAATGGAGTATTTAATGGCGTCGTAG
- a CDS encoding LytR/AlgR family response regulator transcription factor, protein MQLKCVAIDDEPLALEIIKKYVSNYPSLKMVNTFEDAISGAEYLKRNPVDVLFVDINMPDITGVDLVRSLDEKPMIIFTTAYKKFAFEGFELEALDYLLKPINSNRFGAAVHKAIDYYQFKHTDHTAEDEHIYVHSEYRVIKIGIRDIEYIESMQDYIKIHLLSAEKPILTLMSLKSMIEKIPATQFIRIHRSFVVAKAQIRSIYNRKVKLRNIELPVGTNYADFIKDWSK, encoded by the coding sequence ATGCAGTTAAAATGTGTAGCCATTGATGATGAGCCGCTGGCGCTGGAGATCATCAAAAAATATGTATCAAATTATCCATCCCTGAAGATGGTAAATACTTTTGAAGACGCCATTTCGGGTGCCGAGTACCTAAAAAGGAACCCGGTAGATGTGCTGTTTGTGGATATTAATATGCCCGATATTACCGGGGTTGACCTGGTACGTTCACTGGACGAGAAGCCGATGATTATATTTACCACCGCCTATAAAAAATTTGCGTTTGAAGGTTTTGAATTGGAGGCGTTGGATTACCTGCTGAAACCCATCAACAGCAACCGCTTTGGCGCAGCCGTGCATAAAGCCATTGATTATTACCAATTTAAGCATACCGACCATACCGCCGAGGATGAACACATTTATGTACATTCGGAATACCGGGTGATAAAAATCGGCATAAGGGATATTGAATACATAGAGAGTATGCAGGATTATATTAAAATCCACCTGCTCAGTGCCGAAAAGCCTATACTCACCTTGATGTCGTTAAAAAGCATGATCGAAAAAATACCGGCTACCCAGTTCATCCGCATCCACCGAAGTTTTGTGGTGGCAAAGGCTCAAATCAGGTCGATATACAACCGCAAGGTAAAATTGCGCAATATCGAACTTCCGGTAGGCACCAATTACGCCGATTTCATCAAAGACTGGTCTAAATGA
- a CDS encoding sensor histidine kinase: MIVSKKATNIFIHAAGWLVFFGFPLLFMNRTQQSSSSTYNVILSPYYWLFCLTYIFMFYFNAWYLVPRFVFHKKYVVYGLIVLLLSGCVYFLQPFDNLLLHNLVKEKQSTAAPIGPQLIPGADSGTVNPKNLPFGPLPHEDLRMQDPSLKKPSNQIILIHQSGNIDMVGLFIFIIVIGLGIAMSTVQKWQLTEQMVIRAEAEKTHAELSFLKAQINPHFLFNTLNNIYALSVTDSEHTSESIMKLSNIMRYVTDEVTEDFVLLQSEIDCINDYIDLQKLRLGKKTKLDFNFYGDMAQKKVPPLVLMTFIENVFKYGVSKHEASVISINIKVTEDKILFTCENTIFDNRPASSRKGIGITNTRQRLQHIYPGRHRLNISQEAAMFRVELEIDA; the protein is encoded by the coding sequence ATGATCGTTTCTAAAAAAGCCACTAATATATTCATTCATGCAGCCGGTTGGCTGGTATTTTTTGGCTTCCCGTTGTTATTCATGAACCGTACGCAGCAAAGCAGCAGCAGCACATATAACGTTATTCTATCGCCTTATTATTGGTTGTTTTGTCTTACCTATATTTTCATGTTTTACTTTAATGCCTGGTACCTGGTGCCACGGTTTGTCTTCCATAAAAAATATGTGGTTTACGGGCTTATCGTTTTACTACTATCGGGCTGCGTATACTTTTTGCAACCGTTTGATAACCTGCTTTTACATAACTTAGTTAAAGAAAAACAAAGCACTGCGGCCCCTATCGGACCACAACTGATACCGGGCGCCGACAGCGGCACCGTCAACCCAAAAAATCTGCCGTTCGGGCCACTGCCTCATGAGGATTTACGGATGCAAGACCCAAGCCTGAAAAAACCATCCAACCAAATTATTTTAATCCATCAATCGGGCAATATAGATATGGTAGGCCTGTTCATTTTTATCATTGTAATAGGTTTGGGCATAGCTATGAGTACGGTACAAAAATGGCAGCTTACAGAGCAGATGGTGATCAGGGCCGAAGCCGAGAAAACCCATGCCGAGCTATCTTTCCTCAAGGCGCAAATCAATCCCCATTTTTTGTTCAATACGCTCAATAATATCTATGCCTTATCGGTAACGGATAGTGAACATACCTCAGAAAGCATCATGAAACTATCCAACATAATGCGCTATGTAACAGATGAGGTGACCGAAGATTTTGTATTGCTGCAAAGCGAGATAGATTGTATTAACGATTACATTGATTTGCAAAAGCTGCGCTTAGGAAAAAAAACCAAGTTGGATTTTAACTTTTACGGCGATATGGCACAAAAAAAAGTACCGCCATTGGTATTGATGACCTTCATTGAAAACGTGTTTAAATACGGCGTAAGCAAGCACGAAGCTTCGGTAATCAGCATAAATATAAAAGTAACCGAGGATAAAATATTGTTCACCTGCGAGAATACCATATTTGATAACCGCCCTGCGAGCAGCCGCAAGGGCATCGGCATTACCAATACAAGGCAGCGGTTACAACATATTTACCCGGGCAGGCACAGGCTAAACATTAGCCAGGAAGCCGCAATGTTTAGGGTTGAGCTGGAAATTGACGCTTAA
- a CDS encoding nuclear transport factor 2 family protein, which translates to MKKAGLLFVLALLLSSHSFGQDQKAMLYSKEPQLAKNKKLVYDFWREVLEGGHLDLAAKYLLPTYIQHNPNVPTGRQGFINFFSKFAKPSTINATVKAPLISIVAEGNLVILSFKDEHPDPKVKGKKYITTWFDMLRIENGKIAEHWDSALKE; encoded by the coding sequence ATGAAAAAAGCGGGCTTATTATTCGTTTTGGCACTTTTGCTTAGTTCTCACTCGTTTGGCCAGGATCAAAAAGCTATGTTATACAGCAAAGAGCCTCAGCTTGCCAAAAACAAGAAACTGGTTTATGATTTCTGGCGGGAGGTGCTTGAGGGCGGGCATCTTGACCTTGCCGCAAAATACCTGCTACCTACCTACATTCAGCATAACCCCAATGTACCAACTGGGCGGCAAGGTTTTATTAATTTCTTTTCCAAATTTGCCAAACCATCAACTATAAATGCAACTGTTAAAGCGCCGCTGATCTCGATAGTTGCCGAAGGTAATTTGGTTATACTTAGCTTTAAAGATGAACATCCCGATCCGAAGGTGAAAGGCAAAAAATATATTACCACCTGGTTTGATATGCTACGTATCGAAAACGGCAAAATAGCCGAACACTGGGATAGTGCGCTTAAAGAGTAA
- a CDS encoding alpha/beta hydrolase: MKKIILIILSAVLLFPACKKDPKFIPDMLGGSSELYDPSFYTPANYLVSAAKPNPTPDEAKKPVIIVVHGYSATTFEWNEFRTWAGGRTDFAISQVLLGGHGLDYANFKSATWQIWKQPIMDEYSKLEQEGYTNISLAGSSTGATLILEMLADGYFNNHIKPRHVFMVDPIIIPANKTLSLVDPLGPVIGYTTVDNSAGEEKYYFHYRPYESLQQLNNVINIVRKQLQDGVTLPANCTLKVFKADKDDTADRVSAVLIYLGTKTSTGAKINVQLVNSSLHVFTRLALRDPAPTTQDVKNQTDAFTDIANTIIH; encoded by the coding sequence ATGAAGAAAATTATACTCATTATATTATCTGCCGTATTATTATTTCCGGCCTGCAAAAAGGACCCTAAATTTATACCGGATATGCTGGGTGGCAGCAGTGAACTTTACGATCCATCGTTTTATACGCCCGCAAATTATCTTGTATCGGCTGCAAAGCCCAATCCAACGCCGGATGAAGCTAAAAAACCGGTTATCATCGTTGTACACGGCTATAGTGCCACTACTTTTGAATGGAATGAATTCAGGACCTGGGCTGGCGGTCGTACAGATTTTGCTATCTCACAAGTATTACTGGGGGGCCATGGTTTAGATTATGCCAACTTTAAAAGCGCTACCTGGCAAATATGGAAGCAGCCAATAATGGACGAATATAGTAAGCTGGAGCAGGAAGGCTATACAAATATCAGCCTTGCCGGCTCATCAACAGGGGCAACCCTGATATTGGAAATGCTGGCAGATGGTTATTTCAATAACCACATTAAGCCCAGGCACGTTTTCATGGTCGATCCCATTATTATCCCGGCCAATAAAACTTTATCGCTTGTAGACCCGCTGGGGCCGGTTATTGGGTACACTACCGTTGATAATTCTGCGGGCGAGGAAAAGTATTACTTTCATTACAGGCCATACGAATCGTTACAGCAGTTAAACAATGTAATTAACATAGTGCGTAAGCAATTACAGGACGGTGTTACACTGCCAGCCAATTGTACCTTAAAAGTATTTAAAGCCGATAAAGATGATACGGCCGACCGGGTAAGTGCGGTTTTGATATACCTCGGCACAAAAACAAGCACTGGGGCAAAAATAAATGTACAACTGGTAAATTCCAGCCTGCACGTTTTTACCCGCCTTGCGCTTCGCGATCCCGCGCCGACAACGCAGGATGTGAAAAACCAAACGGATGCCTTCACTGATATAGCCAATACGATAATACATTAA
- a CDS encoding glycoside hydrolase family 97 C-terminal domain-containing protein — MVVIARRKGKLWYVAGLNGKDTPQTLNLNFNFLGLRAILSKYSKTE, encoded by the coding sequence ATGGTTGTTATTGCCCGAAGAAAAGGCAAACTTTGGTATGTTGCCGGGCTTAACGGGAAAGACACTCCGCAAACACTTAATCTTAATTTTAACTTTTTAGGACTTCGAGCTATTCTTTCCAAATATTCAAAGACGGAATAG
- a CDS encoding cellulase family glycosylhydrolase — protein sequence MKNTLSYFLCILAIPAFTRCTKQKNVSPDVMPLVKTSTKKLTATSYPSYNISPLQPDQTGVASTATQLAAKFQLGWNIGNTLEATGGETAWGNPTVTQALIDQVKRSGFTAVRIPCSWDQFANATTAQIQQTWLDRVKQVVQYCVNDGLYVILNIHWDGGWLENNCTTSAQAAVNAKQKAFWEQIATQMRGFDEHVIFASANEPAVSDATGMGVLLSYHQTFVNAVRSTGGHNSYRVLLIQGPSTSIDYSNTLMNTLPTDPASNRLMVEVHYYTPFNFAGLSADANWGNMFYYWGNGYHSTTDASRNATWGEESDATAEFPKMKTKFIDKGIPVILGEYGAIRRLQTLSGDALTLHEAGRAYYINYITHQALQYGLRPFYFDDGSTGNNAFRIINRQTNGVADQQGLAAAVQGAQNGTSSTIQVGQVYQIYNRNSFKALEFAGWGTANQTLADQWDYLAGANQQFKIEDAGGGYYRLTPMHATGKCLEMYGWNTSNGGQVDLWDYNAGANQKWSIQITDNGYYKIINANSGKALDVAESSLNNGGALDQWTYSGGRNQQWGFVKI from the coding sequence ATGAAGAACACTTTAAGTTATTTTTTATGCATTCTCGCAATTCCGGCATTTACAAGGTGCACGAAGCAAAAAAACGTTTCTCCTGATGTTATGCCGCTCGTTAAAACAAGCACCAAAAAGCTGACCGCCACCAGCTATCCCAGTTATAATATTTCGCCGCTTCAGCCCGATCAAACCGGTGTTGCAAGTACGGCAACTCAGCTTGCTGCAAAGTTCCAGTTAGGTTGGAATATTGGCAACACACTGGAGGCAACAGGCGGCGAAACCGCATGGGGCAATCCTACAGTAACCCAGGCGCTTATTGATCAGGTTAAAAGAAGTGGTTTCACCGCGGTGCGTATCCCTTGCAGTTGGGACCAGTTTGCTAACGCAACCACGGCTCAAATTCAGCAAACATGGCTCGACAGGGTGAAGCAGGTTGTTCAGTACTGCGTTAACGACGGTTTGTACGTAATATTAAATATACACTGGGACGGCGGATGGCTGGAGAACAATTGCACTACCAGCGCACAGGCCGCCGTTAACGCCAAACAAAAGGCTTTTTGGGAGCAGATTGCTACTCAAATGCGTGGTTTTGACGAACATGTTATTTTTGCGAGCGCCAACGAACCCGCCGTATCAGATGCTACAGGGATGGGAGTGCTGCTTTCTTATCATCAAACGTTTGTAAACGCAGTAAGATCGACAGGCGGGCACAATAGCTACCGGGTGCTGCTTATCCAAGGGCCATCTACAAGTATCGACTACTCAAATACTTTAATGAATACCCTTCCCACCGATCCGGCCTCCAATCGCCTGATGGTTGAAGTGCACTATTACACTCCCTTTAATTTTGCCGGTTTAAGCGCGGATGCAAACTGGGGTAATATGTTTTATTATTGGGGTAATGGATACCACTCTACAACCGATGCTTCACGAAATGCCACCTGGGGCGAAGAGTCGGATGCCACTGCAGAGTTTCCGAAGATGAAAACAAAGTTCATTGACAAGGGCATTCCGGTTATATTGGGAGAATATGGAGCTATCCGCAGGCTGCAAACGCTTTCGGGAGATGCATTAACATTACATGAGGCCGGCAGGGCTTACTATATTAATTATATAACACACCAGGCTTTGCAATACGGCTTGCGCCCATTTTATTTTGATGATGGCTCGACGGGGAATAATGCATTCAGAATTATTAACAGGCAAACTAACGGAGTTGCCGATCAGCAAGGTTTAGCCGCTGCAGTACAAGGCGCGCAAAACGGTACATCCTCAACCATCCAGGTTGGACAGGTTTACCAGATTTATAACAGGAACAGTTTTAAAGCTTTGGAGTTTGCCGGCTGGGGTACTGCAAATCAAACACTGGCCGACCAATGGGATTATTTAGCCGGTGCAAACCAGCAATTTAAAATAGAAGATGCCGGAGGAGGTTACTATCGGTTAACCCCGATGCATGCCACCGGAAAATGCTTGGAAATGTATGGCTGGAATACCAGTAATGGTGGGCAGGTGGATTTATGGGACTACAACGCCGGTGCAAACCAAAAATGGTCAATTCAGATAACCGACAACGGATATTATAAAATCATCAACGCAAATAGCGGAAAGGCATTGGATGTTGCAGAATCTTCGCTCAATAACGGCGGCGCACTTGACCAATGGACCTATTCCGGAGGCCGTAATCAACAATGGGGATTTGTGAAAATATAA